In one Saccharibacillus brassicae genomic region, the following are encoded:
- a CDS encoding DUF4178 domain-containing protein — protein sequence MSMFKRIRNIFAKPEAPLKERGILEIGPGDICEVSMVTYEVTGRTQNARRKAVVLTLRDGANLSYLVIEEREENKYALYRPIDGRLDSIQDVPATMDLDGVVYHLEEQYNGHVATTGRTPFMQGGDQSVWQYQSDDMKLLRIEWMDGRFMLYEGEDIPPADVRVIRGGA from the coding sequence ATGTCCATGTTCAAACGCATTCGCAACATCTTTGCCAAACCGGAAGCTCCGCTGAAGGAACGCGGCATTCTCGAGATCGGCCCCGGCGATATTTGCGAAGTCTCGATGGTGACGTACGAAGTCACCGGCCGCACCCAGAACGCCCGCCGCAAAGCCGTCGTCCTGACGCTGCGCGACGGCGCGAACCTGTCGTACCTCGTTATCGAGGAACGCGAAGAGAACAAATACGCGCTCTACCGGCCGATCGACGGACGCCTCGATTCGATCCAGGACGTGCCGGCGACGATGGATCTCGACGGCGTCGTGTACCATCTCGAAGAGCAGTACAACGGCCACGTCGCGACGACCGGCCGCACGCCGTTCATGCAGGGCGGCGACCAGTCCGTCTGGCAGTACCAGTCCGACGACATGAAGCTGCTGCGGATCGAATGGATGGACGGCCGCTTCATGCTGTACGAAGGCGAAGACATCCCGCCGGCCGACGTGCGCGTGATCCGGGGCGGCGCCTAA
- a CDS encoding DUF350 domain-containing protein, whose amino-acid sequence MEDLGFDWVTVYNLAVSLVAIIVLQILGMLVFFIKTPFNDMDELKKGNVAVGLALGGKFIATGIILGISAYTNTSIWYMAIWFVVGQICLVIVYYVFELVTPKFKIADQLEKGNVAVGLLLCAVFIGTAISISSLII is encoded by the coding sequence ATGGAGGATTTGGGGTTTGACTGGGTAACGGTATACAATTTGGCGGTCAGTCTGGTCGCGATCATCGTGCTGCAAATCTTGGGCATGCTGGTGTTCTTCATCAAGACGCCGTTCAACGACATGGACGAGCTCAAAAAAGGCAATGTGGCTGTCGGCCTCGCGCTCGGCGGCAAGTTTATCGCGACGGGTATCATTCTCGGCATCTCGGCCTACACGAACACGTCGATCTGGTACATGGCGATCTGGTTCGTGGTCGGACAGATCTGCCTCGTGATCGTCTACTACGTATTCGAACTGGTGACGCCGAAGTTCAAAATCGCGGACCAGCTCGAAAAAGGCAACGTCGCCGTCGGCCTGCTGCTGTGCGCGGTCTTCATCGGCACGGCGATCTCGATCAGCAGCCTGATCATCTGA
- a CDS encoding glutathionylspermidine synthase family protein, which translates to MSGIFRIAGTPSEDRAARVEELRELGFTWADYEDERYWIDQAAVMGADVHAELEQASVRLWNVFDKAVRYVHRRRDLYELIGIPPILWNMLDQAPVAEDAKISRYARFDFAVTDEPGEPGRARIKLLELNADTPTGYVESSIATPWMCERLGLRSMNGGMAERVRAAWAAERPDTAACIAYGEHAEDSGTIEALVKHSGREMRLVDCLELTIDDGRVKDGQGRPIDRMFALYPKEWMSVDDGGEALAYAVESGQLKLFNHPHAILLQSKGMMAVVWGLHELGMLYDEEEREAISRYMLPTYNKPLFSGDYVSKSMFGREGGSVRMYGQAGELELQDEDGYDTSGLFPVVYQKRADLPRVHTAEGELHLLAGMFVIDGAPCGMLGRAGGLITGNASHFIALGVE; encoded by the coding sequence ATGAGCGGGATCTTTCGCATCGCGGGCACGCCGTCGGAAGACCGCGCGGCCCGCGTGGAGGAACTGCGCGAACTGGGCTTCACGTGGGCGGACTACGAAGACGAACGGTATTGGATCGACCAGGCGGCCGTCATGGGCGCGGACGTCCACGCCGAATTGGAACAGGCGTCGGTCCGACTGTGGAACGTGTTCGACAAAGCGGTTCGCTACGTCCACCGGCGCCGCGACCTGTACGAATTGATCGGCATTCCGCCGATCCTGTGGAACATGCTCGACCAGGCGCCGGTCGCGGAAGACGCGAAGATCAGCCGGTACGCGCGCTTCGATTTTGCCGTGACGGACGAGCCCGGCGAGCCGGGCCGCGCTCGCATCAAGCTGCTGGAGCTTAATGCGGACACGCCGACCGGCTACGTGGAGTCGTCGATCGCCACGCCGTGGATGTGCGAGCGGCTCGGGCTGCGCAGCATGAACGGCGGCATGGCGGAGCGGGTCAGGGCGGCCTGGGCGGCCGAGCGGCCGGATACGGCGGCGTGTATCGCCTACGGCGAACATGCCGAAGACTCGGGCACGATCGAGGCGCTCGTCAAGCACAGCGGCCGCGAGATGCGGCTGGTCGACTGCCTGGAACTGACGATCGACGACGGCCGGGTCAAAGACGGGCAGGGCCGGCCGATCGACCGGATGTTCGCCCTGTATCCCAAAGAGTGGATGTCGGTGGACGACGGAGGCGAAGCGCTGGCCTACGCGGTCGAGAGCGGACAGCTCAAGCTGTTCAATCATCCGCATGCCATTTTGCTGCAATCCAAAGGCATGATGGCCGTCGTCTGGGGTCTGCACGAACTGGGCATGCTGTACGACGAGGAAGAACGCGAAGCCATTTCCCGCTACATGCTGCCTACATATAACAAGCCGTTGTTTTCCGGCGATTACGTCTCGAAGTCCATGTTCGGCCGCGAAGGCGGCTCCGTGCGCATGTACGGACAGGCCGGCGAGCTGGAGCTGCAGGACGAAGACGGCTACGACACGAGCGGGCTGTTCCCGGTCGTGTATCAGAAAAGAGCGGATCTGCCGCGCGTGCACACCGCCGAAGGCGAACTGCATCTGCTCGCGGGCATGTTCGTGATCGACGGAGCTCCGTGCGGCATGCTGGGCCGCGCCGGAGGACTCATTACCGGCAATGCCAGCCATTTTATCGCGTTGGGAGTGGAATAG
- the rhaM gene encoding L-rhamnose mutarotase encodes MIRKASVMTVFREHHDEYRRRHDELWPEMEGMLREHGMLSYSIFLDAETDRLFAYLEIEDEERWARSADTDVCRRWWAYMRDIMETNPDDSPVSRELKPVFHLGR; translated from the coding sequence GGGAGCATCACGACGAATACCGGCGCCGGCACGACGAGCTGTGGCCGGAGATGGAGGGCATGCTGCGCGAACACGGCATGCTCAGCTACTCGATTTTTCTGGACGCGGAGACGGATCGGCTGTTTGCCTATCTTGAGATCGAAGACGAAGAGCGCTGGGCCCGATCGGCCGATACCGACGTCTGCCGCAGATGGTGGGCGTATATGCGGGACATTATGGAGACGAACCCGGACGACAGCCCCGTATCGCGGGAGCTGAAGCCGGTGTTCCATTTGGGACGCTGA